The DNA segment AACGTTCTATACTTAATGGACATATCATCATTGTCTATATTGTTTTTGGGCTCGCTTTGCCGCCTCAATACCATCACTCCTGATAACTTTTTTGCTCAAAACGGATCCGCTGATTCAAAATAGTCCTGGTACCGGGACTTTCTGTCTATTTTGAAGATTAAATTGCAATAGCCGAGTCAGGTCCATTCCAGCGGGTTTCATGTGTCTTTGGAGCTGTTGCTGTTTCTGAGAGCCATTGATCCTTCGGAACCTGCCGGGTTTTCCCAAGGGGATGGGTAATCTTTTGACTTGAAGGTCGTCACGAGTTCGTCAAGCTCCTTTCCGTCAATTACCTCCTTGTCCAAGAGAACTTCCGCCAGCTTGTGGAGAAGCTCAATGTTCTCTTCGAGGGCCGTTTTTGCTTTGGTATAATTATTGTGCACAATAGCCCTGATCTCCTTATCTATTTCAATCGCCGTCTCTTCACTGTAATCCTTTGGTCGTGAAATTTCTTTCCCTAAAAAGATCTGTTCTTCGCCCTTGCCGAAAGTAATTGGCCCGACAGCTTCGCTCATTCCCCACTCGCATACCATTTTGCGGGCAATTTCCGTTACCCGCTCGAGGTCGTTTCCCGCACCGCTTGTCCTTTCCCCGAATACTATTTCTTCAGCTGCTCTACCGCCCAGCAGCACCATAATGGTTGCGTTCAGGCTTGTTCGTGACAGAGTGTATTTGTCCTCTATCGGAAGCTGCTGCGTTACGCCGAGCGCCATACCCCGCGGAATAATCGTCACCTTATGTATCGGGTCCGTGCTCGGAGTGAGCTTCGCCACAAGCGCATGGCCCGCCTCGTGATAAGCCGTTATCTTCTTCTCGGCGTCGCTTATTATAAGACTTTTCCTTTCCACGCCCATTATCACCTTGTCTTTCGCATACTCGAAGTCCTCCATGGAAATCTTAGCCCTTCCGAACCGCGCTGCGTGGAGAGCCGATTCGTTTACGAGGTTTTCAAGGTCGGCACCCGAAAAGCCCGGGGTGGAGCGGGCAATAACGGAAAGCTCCACGTCTTCAGCTATCGGAGTATTTTTGGAATGCACTTTCAGTATTTCTTCTCTTCCTCTGACATCGGGTCTCGGTACGACGACCTGCCTGTCGAACCTGCCGGGTCTCAGAAGGGCCGGGTCGAGCACGTCGGGGCGGTTCGTCGCCGCCATAACTATGATGCCTTCGTTGGATTCGAACCCGTCCATCTCGACAAGCAGCTGGTTAAGGGTCTGCTCTCTTTCGTCATGTCCCCCGCCCAGTCCCGCCCCGCGGTGTCTGCCCACTGCGTCCAGTTCATCCACGAATATAATGCACGGCGCGTGGCGCTTAGCCTGTACGAACAAGTCCCTGACCCTGGAGGCGCCCACGCCCACGAACATCTCTACAAAATCGCTGCCGCTGATTATGAAAAACGGCACACCGGCTTCGCCCGCTATAGCCTTCGCAAGCAGCGTCTTACCGGTTCCGGGGGGCCCTACGAGAAGTATTCCCTTGGGGATTCTTCCCCCGAGCTTTGTGAACTTTTTGGGACTCTTCAGGAATTCAACTATTTCCTGAACCTCTTCCTTTGCCTCGTCTATTCCCGCTACATCCTTAAAGGTGATCTTGTTCTGATTTTCACTTAGCATCCTCGCCCGGTTCTTGCCGAAAGACATGGCCTTGGTGCCTCCCGCCTGCAGCTGCCTCATGAAGATCACCATGATGACTATAAGCAAAACGAGCGGGGCCCAGTTGAGAAGCATATGTGTGAGGGAGCCTTCCTTATCGGCGTCGAATTTAAAAGTGATGCTTTTCTCCTCAAGTTTTTTTATCAGTTCGTCACTGGCGGGCCCTACCGTTTTAAATCCCTCAATGGTCTGATCTGCCGGGGGATTGGTATACTGGCCTTTTATCTCCTCCCCCTTGAATTCGAGGTCTTTTACCTCACCCTTGTCTACAATCGTGAGAAATTCGCTATAGGGGATTTCCTGATAATTGCTTCTGGGCGTATGTACCAATTGGTACAGTGCTATGATTGCTACAAAAATAACCAACCATAACACCAAATTTTTAAATAATTGGCTATTCACTTTTACCTCATTTTATCTGAAATTAATAATAGAATATCATCTAATAGAATATCACACGCGTTATTGGTTTTCAACTTAATTTCCTTAATTATAAAGCCCAATTACATAGTTTACAGCGTTCGTTCTTACGTATCGAAAAGTCCGGTGCTCAGGTACCTTTCACCGGTGTCGCAAAAAATTGTAACGACTTTCTTTCCTTTTCCGAGTCTTTTGGCAATCTTAAGCGCGCCGAATCCGGCA comes from the Deltaproteobacteria bacterium genome and includes:
- the ftsH gene encoding ATP-dependent zinc metalloprotease FtsH, whose amino-acid sequence is MLWLVIFVAIIALYQLVHTPRSNYQEIPYSEFLTIVDKGEVKDLEFKGEEIKGQYTNPPADQTIEGFKTVGPASDELIKKLEEKSITFKFDADKEGSLTHMLLNWAPLVLLIVIMVIFMRQLQAGGTKAMSFGKNRARMLSENQNKITFKDVAGIDEAKEEVQEIVEFLKSPKKFTKLGGRIPKGILLVGPPGTGKTLLAKAIAGEAGVPFFIISGSDFVEMFVGVGASRVRDLFVQAKRHAPCIIFVDELDAVGRHRGAGLGGGHDEREQTLNQLLVEMDGFESNEGIIVMAATNRPDVLDPALLRPGRFDRQVVVPRPDVRGREEILKVHSKNTPIAEDVELSVIARSTPGFSGADLENLVNESALHAARFGRAKISMEDFEYAKDKVIMGVERKSLIISDAEKKITAYHEAGHALVAKLTPSTDPIHKVTIIPRGMALGVTQQLPIEDKYTLSRTSLNATIMVLLGGRAAEEIVFGERTSGAGNDLERVTEIARKMVCEWGMSEAVGPITFGKGEEQIFLGKEISRPKDYSEETAIEIDKEIRAIVHNNYTKAKTALEENIELLHKLAEVLLDKEVIDGKELDELVTTFKSKDYPSPWENPAGSEGSMALRNSNSSKDT